The following DNA comes from Pirellulales bacterium.
CGCTGGAACAACCCCCGGCGGATTTCAGGATCTTTGACCGCGCGAATTTCATCCCACAGCATGATCGCCAAGTCGCCGTAATTGTTGCCGATCTGCCGACGGGCCTTTTCGGTCAGCGAATAGCGGTGGCTTGGCCGTCCGCGACCCGCTTTGGCCGCTTCCCGCTCCACCAAGCCCTGCGTCATCAGCCGGCTCAATCGCTGCCGTGTCGCAGTCGCCGTAACTCCCATGTCATCAGAGAGTTGCGACACATTCATAGCGCCGGTCTGCCGAAGCAGATCAAGCAGTTGGGCGTCGGATGTTTCGCTGACAGTACTCATTAGCCGCACTCGCTCAATTGGCTGAACTAAGGGAATCATAGCTATTAACACATATTTGGCAACCCAATATGCGAAAAATACCGCCGGGTGTTCCAAGGGAGTGCCGCGGGAATGACCTTTGCGGCTCCTGAATTTAGGTTTCCAAAACGGAGGAGCGAGCAATGGCACACGCGAAAA
Coding sequences within:
- a CDS encoding ArsR family transcriptional regulator; this translates as MEHPAVFFAYWVAKYVLIAMIPLVQPIERVRLMSTVSETSDAQLLDLLRQTGAMNVSQLSDDMGVTATATRQRLSRLMTQGLVEREAAKAGRGRPSHRYSLTEKARRQIGNNYGDLAIMLWDEIRAVKDPEIRRGLFQRLASAMARFYAGRVKGATPSAKMESLKDLFAERRVPMEVASNGGLPVLTVVDCPYPELAEKDRGICAVEKMLFAELLASPLRLSQCRLEGHSCCQFETS